The Setaria viridis chromosome 6, Setaria_viridis_v4.0, whole genome shotgun sequence genome includes the window tgttttttttttccacaaGTAATGGACTGTAAGTAACAGGTGCCCAACTCCAACAAGAAAGTATGAACACACTGAAATCAGGTTACATTATATTATCTGTGAAACATTGGATCAAATCAGAATCAGACACCCAAACTTGATCAAATGTTTAAGGAAACAAAATAGACTTTTACAACTCATACACATTtccctttttattttatttatttttaatagttTTTTGAGAGATGTGGTACCACCGTGGCAGCCTTTGGTCTTTGGTTCTATATGCAAACAAGCAGCCATTGTCAAtagctttctctctctccttttctttccagAATGGCCAGTGTCGTTTGCGTTAGTTACGTTCACCCCTTGTCCTGTCCGCACTTTTAATTTGCCTATCGCGCGTACATGGTTGCTGGTTGTCAGATTTTAATATTTGAGGCGTGATTAGCTACCAGGCccaagctcgccgccggcgatggtgTCTGTGCGCATTGTTTTGCATTGCACGGAAAGCTTCTGCATGCTTTTTTGGCTTTTCGCACTAATCTATCTCGTGCGGTTCGGAGAACATCCATCGTGCATATCTTGCCAAGCACCGAAGATTCTACCAAGATGCATTTCTTCAACAAAATAAAGATTGCCCTCATCCAACACGTGACAATGTAGCGGCCAAGTCatccattttgatctccacaaTTTCATCGCGCAAGATTACCACGAGCCCCAGCTCGATCGCCATGGATTAACAACATTAAAAAAGGCAGCTAGCTAAATCATATAGAGAACAATGTGGAAGCTGAATTTTAGAATCTACAACTTGTGAGATGTGTATCCTTCAAAAACGCGAGACAGCAGCACATCTCTTATTGCAATACAATTTTATCAAGGCTTGTTGGCGCTCAGTGGGTATTACATACTCTTCCACCAGATCAATCACTTCCATTTTCAATGCCATTCGAAGACGGCTGCAACTACTATTCTTTATGGAAATCACAATCCTCATGACATGGAGTATTTGGACAACCAGAAACAACTGGACTTTCAACAATCCTGCTCCGACAATCAGGAACGTCACAAGGAAATTTGTTTTAGATTTTCGCTTGGTAGCCCTTCATAGGACCAGGACCCAAACGCAATCCCTTATGTTAGACTGGGTAGACTCTTTGTAACCTTGTTACTTGaaccttttttctttctttcttttggcttTGTTTCCTGTTTTCTTTTACTTCAGTCTTGTCTTGTAATTGATTTCTTTTTTGGTTGTTTAACTCTAAATTCAGTAGGGTCACCCTCctgttccttaaaaaaaatgTGGAAGCTGAATTCATGACATCGGTCGTAAGTCGTACGTAACAGGATAGTCAACTTTCCTTCATAAACTAGAGGACAGAAGAACCGATCAATCACGACAAAGGCATGCATGCTTGCATCATGCATCTCATAGAAGGTAGAACGTCTCTTATGGAGTACACAACAGCGTTTAATTTACACTGGATATTCCTGATTTCAGACAACACATTTGACTTCACGTGCACACATTTTCTCGAGTGGAAATATTAGCTTCCACGTGTCTAACTTGGACTTGGTTAGTTTTTCACGATGTCGTGTGTACCGTTTCAAAATAAGAATGGGTGAGTCTAGCAggggaggggtgaattaggcaacttaaaattTTAACCTATAGCTTCCACTACTTTTACATCAaacttaaactagatcatgctaacaagatgtgcaactatggttgatctagtgtgaaactcttatccaaaacaagttttgcaacctagagccaatcctagcaagatactacactaagaatgtaaaagcacacaagttgcatgaatgaaatgcggaaacgtaaaggaggggatgaggggaagcaaactcttgatacgatgatttatcccgtggcatcggtaggcactaagccaccactagtccatattgttgaagcactcacacaacagtattgcttcccgatcaccaagtctcttccgggacaccccttgacttgccacaaaagCTCAgcccggtcaccttgatgctgtctccactaaggaagggggtctccacgtcccccaCGCACGGTCATCGACACCGcaccacaccaagccggagggtcgaagacttgccggcgagccaccaaggctccaaggcaccggcacaccttgtacaattGTGGTTCACTCCTAGTACcgatcacaaggtaggcacaccttgcactctccctttctctaggcctatcctagcactaatcacccttctaagcttgtgctaagccttagAATAATCACTTAAACactttggtggcttggatgtgttcttgatgagtcttgatctccaatggacTTCTGCACACTCCTGCAACTTCAAATGGGCGAGTAGAAGGGGCataaatagcccaaggcatcaaagagcCTTTGCTCCAACAGCTAGTTAAAATATACCATCGGATGTCCCGATGGTCTATTTTGGCATGCAtcagaacatccggtgcaactagctgTTGGCTCCTCCACGCCCAGCTTCTTCAAGGATTCATCCGACGCTTTATCTGAtgcccccatcggatcatctggtgctgaTGGTTTTTTGACCAAAACATCTCTGGAACTttccaaagtaaatatgcttcgtccgacACTTTCCTTGAcctaccatcggatcatccggtgctatagGATTTTCTTCGGCTTCCAAGCGTTCCCCTTATAATTCATCCGACGCTACTAGAAAACAGGGCATCGGAATATCCGGTGGCTTGACTCAGCCAGCCACCTGCGCGTTGTACCGATTTTTCAGATGGTTGCTCCGATGCTTCTCTATGATTTCTTCATTTCTTAGTTTGTATTTGATTATGGTTGCTTCCTTAGGACCTACAATACCTTCAATGCATATTCTAAACACTTTGCTAGTCCTAATGATCATGTTGTcacattaatcaccaaaatcacaaactaatgATCTATTTGGGGCATATTCGCTACAATAGGTAACACATGAGTAGCTTTCCAAAATCTGCCTAGTTGTAGCCACCAGGATCAATGTGTCTGCATGGTAACAGTATCGGTCAATTATCAATATAGCGTTGACGTGTTATATTAGCTGCTAGTACGAATTAATGACCCATGACGGTACCAACTTTTACAATGTAACTCGAGTTTGTTGCTTCAATGATGTTCCGTCCGTGCAACCGTGTTTTTCCAACAGTGTTGCTCCGAGATCACCTTTGATCTGTCGTCTGTCGGATTGTTTCGGTCTTGGGGTACAGTTTGGAGTCACGACCGTTGATTTTTTCCTTTGGTCAGAGCCAGCTGGctgttagattttttttcccctcgaCTAATGGACTAACAAGTAACCAGAGGCCAactcaaagaagaaaaacatgaGTGTTAAGTGCGATCGAGTTACATTACATTATCCGTGAAACGTTGGATCGAATCAGAATCAGACACGCACACCCAAACTCGATCAAATGTTTAAGAAAATGAAATCGTGTTTTACACACAAACCTCAAGGCATTTTCCGTTTGATTTaatttcctattttttttgggGAATGTGCGGCTACGAGGAGGATTCGCCTTTGATCTTGGTTGCGTTGCTTGACCCTTTGTCCTGCTCAGTTTAATTTGGCTATCACGCGTGCGCGGTTGCTGTCTGCCAGATTTTAATATTTGAAGCGTGATTAGCAGCCCAaaagctcgccgccggcgacggtaTCCGTAAATCCGTGCTCATTGTTTTGCACAGAAAGGTTCTGTCTTTTTGCCCTAATCCATCTCGTGCGGTTCGGAGAGCATTCCATCACATCTTGCCAAGCCGAACATTCCACTACCAAGatgcattatttttttcaagaaaaatacaAAGATTGCCCTTATCCAACACGTGAGTGTTGAATGGGTACCGGTACCGATCAATAATAGTAGGGATCTATGCTATTGGTACTTCGGTAATCGGCACTAATTCACTTATTGATCCCTACTATTATTAAACATTATATATAAGTACCCATCAATACTTGTGGGTACTTCAACAATCTGATCgaaaaacaattaaaaaaattaaggaCTACTTTTGGTACTTGGTTCCATCAATTTGATATTTCCTAGTACTTCTCTCTTTAGGTTATTTCCCATTAGATTTTTgggatggacggctctcattttttcatcattctaaaatttctcacaTTTATTTAAAAGCGGATAGTAACATAATTTCAAAAAAGGCAGCTGTCATAAAGCTAACACAATTGAGTGGACCCTGTTGATTACTAGTACTAGTCTATTGTAAGTCGTCGTCAGAAGTGTATAAAATTTCGTAGACAAGAATACGGAAGCTGAATATCCATGCACGGCATATTAAACGTTTTGGTTTTATCGGGATAGTCACATACTCTACGCAGCTTTCCTTCTTAAACAGACGGACAGGAGTGCCGAACATGACAAAGGCTTTATTTGCATGCATCATCCGTAGACCATGCATCTCTCTTATTCATTCTTTATACCAGTGCTCAATCTCTACTGGCTGTTCCTGAGTTCAAAGAACATCTTTGACTTCTCTATCACGTGTACACATTTTCTCGAGTGGAAATTAGCTTCCACGTGTCTTGCTTGGACTTGGTTGCTTTGTCACGATGTCGTGTGTATACCACTTCAAAATAAGAACGGATATCACATGAGTAACTTTCAATTTGTGGGTCAGTGTCTGCACAGTAACTGTGTCGGTCTATTATCAATGGAGTGAACGCGTTAGTTGCTACTGCTAGTATGAATTAATAGCCCATGACGCGCTATCAACTTAGTACAATGCAACATTTTCGTTTGCAGAGTAGGTAGAGTTTTCAACCCGCTGAAATGGTCTTAATTTGTGGGTGCATGTTCTAGAGTATATACTTGTGGAGATGGCCGAAATTATGAAGCAATTGTGAATTAGGGATGCCTTTGGCCAAAGGGGGATTGCTTCGATCAGGCAGTGTGGATATTATTGTAAAAACCTGTGTGTAAGGGCTTTTCAGCTATTAGCCAGTTTGGAGTTCCTGACCTCAATGAAACAGGACACTTCATCTTTCAGAAATCCAAAGAATTGCTTTCGCAGTATAAAATAAAACACGTCTAGCGTGTTGATAATATCACAGTATGTGATAATAACACGATCGACAAGATACATGGGAATGCCAAGGCACGAACAACACTGACAGCTAGATACACCGTTGAAAATCCATTCGATCGGCATGCATTTCAATTGTCACCAAGCTAAATTTTGGAATCCTACTTCGGAATAAATAAGCTCGtcctggcgccggcgccgctcgtCGGAGAGCTGCTTCGCAAATCTGGTGAGCTGCTCGGCATTGCTGCCCAGGCCAGGCACCTCCACGATCCGGCCGGTCTCCAGGTCCACCCGGGAGACGTTCATGTTCAGGAGCCTCTTCCCAATCCTCACCAGTttatccatgttctccttggaGCAGTCGTCTATAGAGCCCGCGCTGCCCGTCAATTGATCGTACTGCATTTGCAAGACAACCAGTCATGTAAATAAACGATATAAACAGCAGTAAAAAGTTGGAAGTAGAGATGGAGTTCATCAATGTCCGTAGTGTGCCTGAATCCGCAGGTAGTTCTCGCTGGAGCGCAGGGCGCGGAAAAGGACGCAGAGGTTGATGTCGACCATGTCAGCGCTGGCGGAGTTGAGCATGTCGACGATGGGGGCAGTGCCGTTCTTGATGAGCCAGCTGAAGATGCCCCACTTGGCTGCCACCTTGGCGCAGTACCTGCGGTTCCGGTTTGACCCGCAGCCGAGGGAGATCACCATGAACTTGCCGTAGTCTGCTGGCTTCACCGGGAAGAAGTGCTCGTTCCCCAGGATGATGTCCTGGGACACCTGGTTCATCGCGCACAGAGTCTGCGCGTGTACCCAACGGTTGGTTCGTTGCATGAGACCACGAGCAAAATGATCAGGTGCGCTCCATGCATATGTGAGCTATGTTGCATCTGCAAGGCGCTAGCTTACGGGGTTGTTCGCGGCGAGGCCACCATCCACGAGGTTGAAGGCCTTCCTCCTGCCATTCTTGTCCTTCGTCTCGAAGTAGTGTGGCGGGAAGAAGGTTGGTGCAGCCGAGGTGCTCATTGATATGTCCGACAGGAGCGCATTTTTCGACGGCTGGTGCTTCAACTGATTATAAGATAGGATAGGTAGCATGAATGCAACGAGTTAACTAACACACATAAAAAAATCTCTTTTGACAAGCATTAGCAACTAGTGATGGTGATCTGGTGATATGAAATGGAAgttgttggttgtaattgcaCTATACTAAAAACTTGCAGTTGGCCTTAAAAGGTATACAGGAAAAGCTAGGTGGTTGGATCATAGATGCACAGCCAATCAGCGCCTGATAACCCAAACGCATAAGAAAGTAGCACGGATCATATAACAGTCTCTCCTTAGGCGGGATCATATCCATTACTGGAAACTGGAATATCCATGTGTGTCAAACACCAAGAAGCAATCCCCGATGCTAAAAACCGTCAGATAAATACCACAAGAGATAGACACACAGGGGAAAATGTTTGTTCGACTGGCAGCCCTAAAAAATATCGCGATGGCAGTTTTTGACAGTGATCATCAGGAAATTTACCAGTGTTAAAGTATCTGTGACCTCTACCCTGAGTATTACCTATCAGAAAAAGACAGACAGGGATGATTTACCTATCAGGGAACATCCTTCAGGTTTAATATGACTATATCGGTATTGAGCCCATCAAGAAAAAATATTGACTATAGTAATGGTTGTAGCCCGTAAAAAATGTCCAACTTTTATTTCCATGAGAGTAAACAAAACTGGCACGTTAATTAATATTTTCCTCAGAGTTCTGAAGAAATCAACAAGGTATTGAATTTCCCTGAGTAATACCCTAAACTGATAAAAAAATGTTTCCCCCTGTGACTCCCGTAAAAAAATGCCTCATGAGTGAAGTTTGATTAGTGGGACCTCAtcaaagcaaaagaaacaacacaaaAGAAACCACGCTGCCCCTTTTCTCTTATGTCCATAGATTGGAGAACCTATTCAATACTTCAGTTACCTCAAAGGTGGAGAAAATCGTAGGTTGCATGTATGCAATGTCGAAGGTCGGGATGACAATGTTGGTCAGCGTCCTGTCCAGCCTCATGTCACCGAGGTACCGACGGAGCAGCGCATGGAGAtacttgccatcgtacttgggcCCTGACAGCATCCTCAGCTTGCTGGCGATCTTGGACCGGATATGGTTCCTGCAAAATGCAAGGTGATCACCGACGCATCCTTAGAAGAATCACCATGTGTATGAGCAAACTCTAGTCAAGTTTCAGCTAACAATGCATGCATCCTTCTGTTGTAGTACAGTACTAACTACTGAGGAAATGTTCCTTCTGAAATGTAAGGAACCTAGCTAGTTTTGCAGCAGCATAATTTTCTCATGAATGTTTGGTTACttctgtcggaagattttgggAGAGTGCTTTATGTAGAACCGCGCCAGGTCCTTGGCAGCGAAAAGTGGTCGTCCGTTAGTGTCTGGGGCTGTAAGCATCGCAGTCAAGAGGCCGCCAGTGCTAGTGCCAGCGACGACATCGAAGTAGTCTGCAATCCTAGCATCTGGCCCATCCAGTTCCTACACATAGGCACAATGGGAACACTCAAAGAGACATCAGCACCTGGTATGAATAAAACACTAGATGAACTTATCTGGATTACTTGGAGCTTTGCTTCAAGGAAGGCGAGGATGGTGGCCGGGATGATCCCCCTGATGCCACCGCCGTCGATGCTCAGGATGGTGACCAGCTTGAGGTTGTCAGGGGGCATCCAGCGTGCACTTTCTGCTGAACTAGCACTTGCCATCTCTGATATTTTGTGGCACAAAGCAAGCTGTGCACTTATGAGTTATGAGAAGGaacaggagagagagaaaaaggtaGTACTAGGAAAGGGACCATTAAGGTTTTTATAAAGCCAATAAATTACAGCCTGAGCTGAgtcattaaaaaaaaatcaatggcCTGCAGTTAGACAAGCAATCGGTGCCAGACATCTAGAACCACCAGCACACCAATCAATCCAATATGCAACCAACATTTCCACATCAATGTAGACCATCAATTAATTGCACGTCAGTTCAATGTGCAACCACCAATTGATTCCAAATCAATATACAACAAGTAATCACAGCAAGTTGAACCACCAATTGCACATCAATCCAATATGTAACCATCTTTATACTCCATTTGGTGTGTCACTACTAATTTCATGGCCTGATGAGAAGCCGGAATGCAAAGACACAAGCAATTAACATATCATTAGCTTCGCATGAACCTGCAACTTAATGGGCTGCAACAGCTCATGCATTAAGGAAGGAGTATGTAATGATGTCAGTCTAACAAAAGCAGTCATGTTTACAgtcacaaaaaaagaaaagtttgaGGTTGCTACTTGAAGTTTCAAGGGTAAACGTTTaccttcctttccttccatttcCATGTGATTTGCTCATAAAGTTTGTTCAGATTGACTATAAAAACAGGATTCCCAAATCAGGCAGTAAGCCAGTCTACAAACATGGACGTCTATAAATACAAGCTCCAAAACACAAGAGAGGTTACCATCAGGTGTCTCTTTACTTAGGCTGACTGGCTGATATCAGCAAACAATGGAAATCAGACAGATTGACGGCAAACGTTTGCAAAATTCAGAGGGTTTGGTTGCGTTTCACCTGGCAATGAAACAATTCGAAGTTTCCAGCTTAATGCTTCAATTGTTCCATTCAGAATGTCTTATCAATGATTGCGTGAGACAAATGTTAGGACCACCCTCATCTGAGTCAAATTCAACCTGCCAT containing:
- the LOC117860215 gene encoding patatin-like protein 2, with the protein product MASASSAESARWMPPDNLKLVTILSIDGGGIRGIIPATILAFLEAKLQELDGPDARIADYFDVVAGTSTGGLLTAMLTAPDTNGRPLFAAKDLARFYIKHSPKIFRQKNHIRSKIASKLRMLSGPKYDGKYLHALLRRYLGDMRLDRTLTNIVIPTFDIAYMQPTIFSTFELKHQPSKNALLSDISMSTSAAPTFFPPHYFETKDKNGRRKAFNLVDGGLAANNPTLCAMNQVSQDIILGNEHFFPVKPADYGKFMVISLGCGSNRNRRYCAKVAAKWGIFSWLIKNGTAPIVDMLNSASADMVDINLCVLFRALRSSENYLRIQYDQLTGSAGSIDDCSKENMDKLVRIGKRLLNMNVSRVDLETGRIVEVPGLGSNAEQLTRFAKQLSDERRRRQDELIYSEVGFQNLAW